A single region of the Leisingera thetidis genome encodes:
- a CDS encoding lytic transglycosylase domain-containing protein, giving the protein MPRRTTLILFFAAAVLAACSTTASPPAVAKHNPPLYPNETPELRQRINYWADHYEVPRSLVHRLVIRESTHRPYAVNRPYYGLMQILPATARSMGFDGKPKELLDADTNLQFAVKYLRGAWLISDGSQDQAVKHYSRGYYYEAKRRGMLQETGLRH; this is encoded by the coding sequence ATGCCGCGCCGGACAACTCTGATCTTATTTTTCGCAGCCGCAGTTCTGGCTGCCTGCTCAACCACCGCGTCACCCCCAGCGGTGGCAAAGCACAATCCGCCGCTCTACCCCAATGAAACGCCGGAACTGCGGCAGCGGATCAACTACTGGGCCGACCACTACGAAGTGCCGCGCAGCCTGGTGCACCGGCTGGTCATACGCGAGAGCACCCACCGGCCCTATGCGGTGAACCGCCCCTATTACGGGCTGATGCAGATCCTGCCCGCCACCGCCCGTTCGATGGGCTTCGATGGCAAACCCAAGGAGCTGCTCGATGCCGATACCAATCTGCAGTTTGCGGTGAAATACCTGCGCGGCGCCTGGCTGATTTCCGACGGAAGCCAGGACCAGGCCGTCAAGCATTATTCCCGCGGCTATTATTACGAGGCTAAGCGCCGCGGCATGCTCCAGGAGACCGGCCTGCGGCACTGA